A DNA window from Ranitomeya imitator isolate aRanImi1 chromosome 2, aRanImi1.pri, whole genome shotgun sequence contains the following coding sequences:
- the LOC138666739 gene encoding uncharacterized protein, producing MSTNTFSYNPEETTSILSHSIYPCDFLKTAPRETRGRDLEREVRHHINIELHCATLSEYLRVQRIPRGLRVPLRPTLFRDSPEYCTKFEQILNKCSLDLITLTIEHLQKEITASLERVKAIEIQLSSTGTPEELNLLKSEIKTKTEQHRRDIENRKRLKFARDTEDYEAKRVYRWQDNYSSSRPSARTGHRSSTDYSTSGSEQDRSSSIPSTSHFLGQRTQRGRKRGRGGARDFGRDTELTRMTRSQSRLY from the exons ATGTCCACCAATACCTTCTCCTACAATCCAGAGGAGACCACTAGTATCCTATCCCACTCTATATATCCCTGTGACTTCTTGAAAACCGCACCCCGTGAGACGAGGGGACGAGATCTGGAACGGGAAGTAAGACATCATATTAACATTGAACTTCACTGCGCAACATTATCCGAGTACCTGCGGGTACAACGCATCCCGAGAGGCTTAAGGGTTCCACTACGTCCCACACTCTTCCGGGATTCCCCGGAATACTGTACTAAATTTGAACAGATTCTCAATAAGTGCTCCCTAGACCTAATCACCCTTACTATAGAACACCTACAAAAAGAGATTACGGCCAGCTTAGAACGGGTCAAAGCTATTGAGATCCAGCTCTCATCCACAGGTACCCCAGAGGAGCTGAACCTACTGAAATCCGAAATTAAGACGAAAACTGAACAACACCGCAGAGACATTGAGAACAGGAAACGACTGAAATTCGCCCGGGACACCGAGGACTACGAGGCAAAGAGggtatacagatggcaggacaactaTTCCTCCTCTCGCCCCAGCGCAAGAACTGGACATCGTTCTTCCACGGACTACTCCACCTCGGGTTCGGAGCAAGACAGGAGTTCCTCCATTCCCAGCACATCCCATTTTTTAGGTCAACGCACCCAACGAGGCCGGAAAAGAGGACGCGGCGGAGCCAGAGATTTCGGCAGAGACACGGAGCTTACACGAATGACAAGATCTCAG AGTCGCCTTTATTGA